A single Neospora caninum Liverpool complete genome, chromosome VIIb DNA region contains:
- a CDS encoding Cell wall surface anchor family protein, related has protein sequence MVVDRMDELKQRAERSLLWEHESAGNVFLERGTPSHDWYKDVVQLISSRFHLKEFHPLSLKGVQVKAVTKIHNRLLELRFNEHHGRLVEGGGARSEVLFYGVDPAAPQEVHCSFFKTEMSSAGAREVLRANEEWNLFTEDGCVTAEGMDWVFEKDAMLFPPGELLICRAIIHEPTLSCLMVDDDHVCGPSVLWQKKPIDSLVSYTDATEEDDDEDEDGIRRKTPPQAHRSTASYRYREGRPHDKYWWILSPDVVLPLYHVVIEYVTEKRSFGLPWSGRLLHSEMRDAERLDSRSSAAAQSPPWSSADTPSRRGPLGPAACSADGCAEEHVTVGEFLEILKSQNSLSQRLSQTEPSAFGNRPAYRTQRPPLGGRGVLDDETLWGPDGEELRRLLNVNSPNDFRSMTAITLPDAGLLAIEPSFLQRACELRELRLPWNRIKSFEDIFPCSGDPPPLFPRLTVLDVSFNEIKEVPAFIWAPELHTLDLSFNEVSDFQSITVIARRAPNIRDLRMKGNPVDCVESAREAFCSALPRLSSLDEESVGFRKTAAKNRARLTITSLASQSAVSTDDLLPFCSLCPPAMGVSARHPEEHLLSSHALLSVTRALELKASYDSQEAEPDSLRHAPGAACGCKETARVGDETDDMHPILGFGPLARNSLQGISRTNWPEKVDCIELPGQKLTTIPDLRVLRNLRRAVLSHNKLTSLQPLLACAKLETVIASDNLLVDLGELYQLEELRHLDVAQNVIKEFPCSLAAPRKLGFLALENNLIEHVSNLEGFESLTQLFLSNNRLSDFRSIIHLGSRGGLKVLDLAGNPLCMLPDYRDYTLYLLSGLKILDGTAVNSKHQVHIREAFSGKLTAELLEQLLGSAPPYAAESVDLGDRNLRDLGDVITSSNFPNLTEMNLDGNLLTSIAGVGQLRKLEVLCINRNRMEIRGRSLGDAWNGTRPFPNLQRLELSYNCITDCRDLQSYRWERLTVLHLAGNAISSAEGFGELHALRELDLSHNKIRRCLPGSFQKLKRLERLDLERNGLKYASVLFDVTGSGFSNAGICASYAFEIAIRFYGNPASGVASYRVHVLHYVPHLAELDSKPPTTDELAEAELISLRRRIKQQQSMPTASAPAVSTASRTKKNRVSLQVLHLDVEQNPHPRPSLTLSSVSKVEHGTSESVVPSTALR, from the exons ATGGTTGTAGATCGGATGGACGAACTGAAGCAGCGAGCGGAGCGGAGCCTTCTATGGGAGCACGAAAGTGCAGGAAATGTCTTCCTCGAAAGAGGCACGCCTTCTCATGATTG GTACAAAGATGTTGTCCAGCTGATCAGCAGTCGATTCCACCTCAAAGAGTTCCATCCTTTAAGCCTCAAAGGCGTTCAAGTGAAGGCAGTCACGAAAATCCACAACCGGCTTCTTGAACTGCGCTTCAATGAACACCA CGGTAGACTAGTCGAAGGTGGCGGGGCGCGGAGCGAAGTTTTATTCTACGGAGTTGACCCGGCGGCGCCTCAGGAGGTGCACTG TTCCTTCTTCAAGACAGAGATGTCGAGTGCCGGAGCTCGCGAGGTTTTGCGGGCCAACGAAGAGTGGAATCTGTTCACTGAGGACGGCTGCGTGACCGCTGAAGGCATGGACTGGGTGTTTGAGAAAGATGCCATGTTGTTTCCCCCCGGCGAACTCCTCATTTGTCGCGCCATCATCCACGAGCCG ACTCTGAGTTGCTTAATGGTAGACGACGACCATGTTTGCGGGCCGTCAGTGCTGTGGCAAAAGAAGCCCATAGACAGCCTTGTTTCCTACACAG ATGCGACGGAGGAGGATGACGATGAAGATGAGGACGGGATCCGGCGAAAGACTCCCCCACAGGCACACCGCTCCACAGCAAGCTACAGGTACAGGGAAGGCCGCCCACATGACAAGTACTG GTGGATTCTAAGTCCTGATGTGGTCCTTCCTCTCTATCACGTGGTCATCGAGTACGTCACGGAGAAGCGCAGTTTCGGATTGCCCTGGAGCGGCCGCCTCTTGCACAGCGAAATGAGGGACG CTGAGCGACTCGACAGCCGCTCCTCAGCTGCGGCTCAGTCGCCTCCCTGGTCCTCAGCAGATACTCCCTCCCGACGTGGTCCGCTCGGTCCCGCCGCATGCTCGGCTGACGGATGTGCGGAGGAGCACGTGACAGTGGGCGAGTTTTTAGAAATTCTCAA AAGCCAGAATTCCTTGTCGCAGCGACTAAGTCAAACGGAACCTTCTGCCTTCGGAAATAGGCCTGCCTACCGAACCCAACGCCCGCCGCTCGGAGGACGCGGCGTGTTGGATGACGAGACACTGTGGGGTCCGGATGGGGAAGAACTTCGCAGATTGTTGAACGTGAACTCACCGAATGACTTCAGGAGCATGACGGCGATCACACTGCCTGACGCTGGTCTGCTTGCGATCGAACCGTCATTTCTGCAGAGGGCGTGCGAGCTGAGA GAGCTTCGGCTGCCGTGGAACAGGATTAAATCCTTTGAAGACATTTTCCCTTGCAGTGGAGatccgcctcctctctttcccagGCTCACGGTGCTTGACGTCTCGTTCAATGAGATCAAGGAGGTTCCCGCCTTCATCTGGGCTCCAGAACTCCATACTCTCGATCTCTCCTTCAACGAAGTTTCTGACTTCCAGAGCATTACAGTTATCG cCAGACGTGCCCCGAATATCCGGGATTTGCGGATGAAAGGGAACCCAGTGGACTGCGTTGAATCTGCCCGGGAGGCGTTTTGCAGCGctctgccgcgtctctcgagccTCGATGAGGAGTCCGTTGGCTTTCGGAAAACTGCTGCCAAAAACAGAGCGCGACT GACCATCACTTCGCTGGCCTCTCAGTCAGCGGTTTCTACGGACGACTTGCTGCCTTTCTGCTCCCTGTGTCCACCGGCAATGGGCGTGAGCGCGCGGCACCCAGAGGAGCACCTGCTCTCCTCGCATGCACTTTTATCTGTCACGAGGGCGCTCGAGCTCAAGGCTTCCTACGACTCACAAGAAGCCGAGCCCGATTCGCTTCGCCACGCTCcaggcgctgcatgcggttgTAAGGAGACAGCACGCGTTGGAGATGAAACGGACGATATGCATCCCATCCTGGGGTTTGGCCCTTTGGCGCGCAACTCCTTGCAAGGCATCAGTCGAACAAACTGGCCAGAAAAAGTTGACTGCATCGAATTACCAGGCCAGAAGCTGACAACAATTCCTGACTTGCGTGTCCTCCGAAATCTCCGAAGGGCTGTGTTAAGCCATAACAAGCTTACCTCTCTTCAG cctCTACTTGCGTGCGCGAAGCTGGAGACTGTGATTGCTTCCGACAACCTCCTCGTCGACCTTGGAGAGCTGTATCAGCTGGAGGAGCTTCGGCATCTCGATGTCGCGCAGAACGTCATAAAGGAATTTCCATGCTCACTGGCGGCGCCCCGGAAGCTTGGTTTTCTTGCACTGGAGAACAACCTCATCGAACATGTGTCCAACCTCGAGGGCTTTGAGAGCCTCACCCAGCTCTTCCTGTCGAATAACCGACTTTCAGACTTCCG GTCGATCATTCATTTGGGAAGCCGTGGCGGGCTGAAAGTCCTTGACCTGGCGGGGAATCCCCTCTGCATGCTTCCAGACTATCGGGACTACACGCTGTATCTGTTGAGCGGTCTGAAGATCCTCGACGGCACTGCTGTAAACTCGAAACATCAGGTCCACATTCGGGAGGCCTTCTCGGGAAAGCTGACCGCGGAGTTGCTGGAGCAGCTCCTCGGCAGTGCGCCTCCCTACGCGGCGGA ATCTGTGGACCTGGGTGATCGCAATCTCCGAGATCTTGGAGACGTCATCACTTCGTCCAACTTCCCGAACCTTACGGAGATGAATCTGGACGGGAACTTGTTGACAAGCATCGCTGGTGTTGGTCAGCTTCGCAAGTTGGAG GTTCTCTGCATCAACCGCAACCGCATGGAGATCCGAGGACGCAGCCTAGGCGACGCATGGAACGGCACGCGGCCTTTCCCGAATCTTCAG CGACTGGAGCTGAGCTACAACTGCATCACTGACTGCAGAGATCTACAGAGTTACCGATGGGAACGACTGACGGTCTTGCACCTGGCCGGTAACGCGATATCCAGCGCTGAGGGATTCGGAgagttgcatgcgctgcgaGAGCTGGATCTGAGTCACAACAAGATTCGTCGGTGCCTTCCGGGCAGTTTTCAGAAGCTGAAACGCCTGGAACGGCTGGACCTCGAACGGAACGGTCTCAAGTATGCATCTGTCCTATTTGATGTCACAGGGTCGGGTTTTTCAAACGCAGGG ATATGTGCCTCATACGCCTTCGAAATTGCCATCAGGTTCTACGGCAATCCAGCCAGCGGAGTCGCCTCGTACCGAGTCCACGTGCTCCACTACGTACCGCACTTGGCGGAGTTAGATTCGAAGCCGCCCACAACCGACGAGCTGGCAGAGGCTGAGCTCATCAGTTTGCGACGACGAATCAAGCAGCAACAGTCCATGCCCACGGCTAGCGCTCCAGCAGTGTCGACTGCTtcgaggacgaaaaagaacagagTTTCTCTCCAGGTTCTGCATCTGGACGTGGAACAAAACCCCCATCCGCGCCCCAGTTTAACGCTGTCATCAGTCAGTAAGGTGGAGCACGGCACCTCGGAAAGTGTTGTACCTTCCACCGCCCTTCGATGA